A stretch of DNA from Synechococcus sp. MU1617:
CTGCCGGGAGAGGCTGCTGCCACGTCCCAGCAGGCGCGGCAGCCGGTAGCGCAGCTGAGCCAGTTCCACTTGAAGCCGTCCTGCAGCACTGCCGGCCCGCTGGGCAAAGATGTCGAGGATCAATTCGCTGCGGTCGGAGACCGGGCAGCTGAGCAGCCGTTCCAGATTGCGCGCCTGCACGGGGGTGAGCTCCCTGTCGGTGATGACTAGGGAGGCCTGGCAGCGGCGGATCTCGAGGGCGGCTTCCTGAAGTTTTCCGGAGCCCCAGAGCGTTTGGGGATTGGTTTGGCCCCGGCGCTGGCTGGTCCGGGCCACCGGTTCGGCGCCTGCACTGCGCACCAGTCCTTCCAGCTCAGCCAGATCCCGCTGGTCGCGCTGCTCATCGCCACTGGTGAGCGTGAGCAGAAGCACCCGCTCGTCTCCGGCCGCGGCGCTGATGCTTTGGGGTTGAGGTTCGTCCGGTGTGAGGGTGCAAAGGTCCCTCAGATCGCCCTGTTCAAAAGGCCTCCAGCCATCGGGTTGCGATGGGTCAGGGATCAACAGTTCGGCCGGCCGAGCTCCATCGGCCGCCGGGCACGGTGCAAAGCGCAGCCAGTGCCGAGGAGCGATGTCGAGGGCGACCACGGCGTCGCGGGGATCCTGGTGCAGCCCTTTGCGGGCGAAAGGGCAGCTGATCAGTCGCCATCCCCCGCTGCTCCGCCGCGGTGTTGCCGGCAGATGTTGCAGCAGCGAATCGCTGCCGGTGAGAGGCCCCAGCCAGAGCAGGCGGCAGAGCCCACGGCCGTCCAGCACCAGATGCAGTGGCATCTCCAGATCCAGCACCAGATCGGCCAAGCGTTCCAGGCTCAGCAGATCGGCCCCGCAGTCTTCGGGATGACGGCGATGGCTTAAGCGCTCCAGCTGCCGTTGCTGGCTGGGGCGCAGACCACGACAACGCCCGCCGAGGTGGGATTGCTTCAACGGTTCAACAACCAGGCGCCAGCCGAGCGCAGACCCAGGGAGAGCCCTGGCAGGCGCGTGAGATACGTGGCCCGTCGAAGCTGAAAGGCCAAGGGGCCAGCGAGGGTGATCCCCATGCCGGTGAGGGTGGCGTCACCGACACCGAGGCTGAGCATTTCGCCTCGGTCCTCGAACTGGAAGGGTTGAGGCTCTTCGTCCATCCTGAGCTTCGCGATGGCAGCTGCAGTGGTACCGCCCTGCTGCATCGCCACCTGGGCGCTCGCGGGCCATGGGCTGCCTGGCTGGGCTGAGACATCCCCGATGGCGAACGTGTTGGCGTTCCCCACCAGGCGCAGGTCATCGTCAACGGCCAGACGGCCCCGTTCCAGCACAGGCGTGGGAGAGATGGCGGGGATGGAGGGACTGCTCCCTGCTGTCCAGACCAAGCCTGTGTGCCGCAGCACAGCACCATCGGCAAGAACAGCAGTGCAGGACTTCACTTCGCTCACGCTGGTGTTCAGCTGCACCACCACCCCTTTGCGTTCCAGCGCGGCCTGGGCCCGCTCCCGATTGAACGCTGTACTGCCGGGAAGGATTACATCGCCCATCTCCACCAGTCGAACGCTGGCAGCACCGTCGATCAGATCCGCCAGCTTGCAGGCCAGCTCCACGCCGGTGGGTCCCGCGCCAACAATGATCAGACCGGCATCTTCATCCCGTTGCTGATCCAGGTTGTTGATCCATTGCTTGAGGCGGCTCACATCGCTGAGGTCTCGGAAGCCTGAGCTGTGTTCCTTGACGCCTGGAATGCCGAAATCGTTGGCTTTCGAGCCCGTTGCCAACACCAGTTGCGCCCAGCCCAAGCGGTCCCCGGAGGCCAATTCGATGCTTTGGCTGGTTTGATCGATTCCAACAACGCTGTCTTGAATCCAGCAGACGCTGTTGTTCAGTAGTTGGTCATAGCGGGGGGCCACCTCCCAGCCTTGAAGCTCATCGCTAAGCAGTTCGTACAGCAGCGGTTGAAACAGAAAGCGATCCCGCGGTTCGATCAGAACGATGGGGCAGCTGGGCTGTCGTCGCTGAAGAGCAAGTGCTGTGAACAGTCCTCCGAATCCACCGCCAACGATCACCACGGCATCCGATGGGGACGAGGGTGAACGCATGAAAGGAACTGCTGATTCTCAAACGATAGGAACCACCGTCGGTCCCACGACAGGGGAAGATGGCGTGATGACGGAGGCCCCCGAGTCCATGGTGCCCATGGCGGTGCAAAACGAGTTGCTCGAGGGGCGCAAGCTGCTGGAGTCGATGGAGCCTCAGCAGCGGTTGGCTTGGGGACTCGAGCAGTTCGGCGAGAACTTCGTCCTCACCACGAGTTTCGGGATTCAATCGGCTGTGCTTTTGCACATGCTGAGCACCCTCCCCGGCGGTGATGCTGTGCCGGTGATCTGGATCGATACCGGTTATCTGCCTCCAGAGACGTACACCTACGCCGATCAACTCACCCAGCAGCTCAGGATTCGTCTGGTGGTGAGTCAGAGCGAGATGTCCCCAGCTCGTATGGAGGCCCTCCATGGTCGGCTCTGGGAGTCCGGTCGAGTGGAAGACATGGAGATTTATCACCGTATCCGCAAGGTAGAACCCCTGGAGCGGGCGCTCAACAACCTGGACACGCGCTGCTGGGCTAGCGGTGTGCGGCGTGGGCAGACCGATCACCGCCGCTCGATGACGGCATTGGATCCGATTCGGGATCGCTGGTCGTTGCGACCCTTGCTCGAGTGGACGCAGCGCGACGTTTACTACTACATGCAAGCGAACAATCTCCCCCAGCATCCGTTGTTTGAGCAGGGTTATTCCACCGTGGGGGACTGGCATTCCAGTGGACCTGATGTGGGAGAACTGAGTGGCCGCGACACCCGATTCGGCGGACTGAAGCAGGAGTGTGGAATCCATGTACCCCAGGAGGCCAATGAAGGGCTAATGGGTGAAGGCATCTGAGTGGCGGGGTCTGAACGGGGCGGCGGTCGCGCTCTGCTGATTGGCAACAGCCGCTGGCATTGGGCTCAGCGGCATGACCATGGTGTTCGTGTTGATCACGGGGGCCCAGATCCTGCTCGCATCGGGAGCGAACCTCCGATCTGGGCGGCGGTGGGGTCGGTGCCCGAGCAGCTCATGGCCCATCAGGATCTGCGCATTCGCCTTGAGGATGTGCCCTTTCCGCAGGCGCCACCTTGGTTGGGTGTGGATCGAGCCCTCGGGGCCTGGATGGCCTGGCGCTGCAGTCAGGAGCGAAAGCTCGACTGTTCCAGGGGCTTGCTTCTGGTGGATGCCGGCACCGTCTTGAGCATCACCCGGGTGACGGCTGATGGTTGTTTTGGAGGAGGTCAGTTGATTCCCGGCTACCGGCTTCAACTCCAGGCCATGGCAGAGGGAACCGTCGGCCTTCCCTCAACTGCTGACCTCAGCGACGACGACGAGGCCTTCCAAGAGGTCTTCCCACAACTGACCGTCGCAGCCATGCGGCGCGGTGTGTTGGAGGCGATGTTGGCCACCATCACAGCGGCTCAGCAGCATGCCCAAGGGCTGCTGTGGATCTGCGGTGGCGACGCTGCCCTGGTGCAAAGGCACTGGACAGGCTCACCATCCTTGTTGCAGCTGGAGGGCGATCTTCAGTTGCAAGCGCTGCTGAATTTGGGTGCTGGGCTCAGCTCAGGTCGAGATCGCTGATCAGTGTGTCGGCCATGGTGGCCGCTTTCACCTTGAGATAAATCCGCTCGAGTTTTCCCTCTTCATCAATCAGGAAGGTGTGGCGCATCATTCCCATGTATTCGCGCCCCATGAACTTCTTCAACCCATAGCTCTCATAGAGGCTGGCGACGGCACAGGGCTCCTCATCGGTGAGCAGGGTGAACGGAAGTTCGTGCTTGTTGATGAATTTGTTGTGGGAGGTGGCCCCGTCCTTGCTGATGCCCAAGACGGTGATGTTGTGGGCCTTCAGTTCCTCCCAGCGATCGCGGAAGTTGCAGGCTTCTTTGGTGCAGCCTGGGGTGTCGTCCTTGGGATAGAAGTACAGAACAACCTTCTTTCCGCGCAGTGAAGCGAGGCTGATGGGATCGCCGTTTTGATCGGGCAGGGTGAAGTCGGGGGCGGCGTCGCCGATTTGCAGACTCACGGAAGAGGTTTTTTCTGTGGCGGCAGCGTACGGCCTTCAGGACAAGACTGTCTGTGCTGCTTACGTTGCAACCAGCCTGCAGCTTTTGGGCGATGGTGTCGCGGATTCGGGTCGAGCAAATCGCACGCTCTATGGCGGCTCTGGGCCTTTTGACCATGGGGGTGAGTGCACTCGTTGCGCCGCGACAAGGGTTCTCGTTCGATCACGGTGCTCCTCAGCCGTCGCCGGCGGACCTCAGCCGGCGGCTGATGCAGCGTGAAATCACCCTGCATCAGCGCAGCGAAGCCGAAACCCTGCTGATGGAGTTCACCCGCGCGCAGATGACGCGCCATTACTGGGGTGAATTCGCAAGTTCTCTGCAAGATCTGGGCCTGTCCTCCGGGCCGCAGTTGCTGGCGAGGGTGGATCGTGATGCTGTTCGGACCCGGCTGTGGCTTGAGCCCCATCACGGCACGGAGGCCTACCTGGCGGAGGTGGAGCGCTCGGGCGGTCGATTGCGGATGCACCACTGTCGTGGTGATCGGGAGGGAACAGGCCAGGCTGAGGCCGGGCGTTGTCCAGATGGCTGGCAACGCATTCAGTTGAATTGACTTGCGAGTTTTAGTTTTGATCCCACGTTGGGTTCGAGCCGATCTGAATTTTTCAGTTTTAGGTGATTCTCATGTGAGGGAGAATTCTCTTGACTGGCTTGGGTTCCCTAGGCGACCTAGCTGGGTAGGTGATTCCTGATTTGAGCTTTGAGAAGGTACAAATCGGCCTGAATTTTTGAGTCTCGCGCGTCTCTTTCTTTGGAAAGCTAGTGGTATCGGCACTCTTGGATCCTTAAGGCTTTTGGTGATGCACGCAGTTTCTATTTTCAGGGCTACGTTTTTCTTGACGTCCCTTTTTGTCGTCCGTGTTTAATCGTCTCGCTGCTGGCCTGCTGGCCGGTGCATCCCTCGCCGCCTTGGCTGTCCCTGCTGAAGCAGGCACCAAGCGTCCTGTCCGCTGGAACACCGGCGGCGCCGTGTGGACCACCACTTCTTCTGAATTCAAAACCTTCCTCAGCACCGGTGAAATCACCGACCGTGCTCTGGATGCCGGCATCAACAACTCCGGTTGGACTGCCGAAGAAATCCAGGAAGGCATGACCAAGACCTATGCCGTCGACATCATCGGCGTGCATCGCTTCCTGTACTCCGACGACGGCGTCAAGTTCCTGAAGGATCAGACCCGTTCTTACTTCCCCTACTGGAAGATGAAGTCCACCTCCGTGGTAGCCCTTCGTTCCGCGATCATCGCCGACTCCATCGACGGTGAAATCTCCTCCGCCGGCATCATGGCTGAGCTGCCCGTTGACTTCCGCCTGGCTGACACCTGCGGCACTTACGACGGCATCCAGAACGTCTGCGCTCCCGACAAGTGCGAAGGCGACGCCCAGTGCACCTCGCTGCTGTCCTGGTATGTCTTCCTGCCCGCCTGCGTTCAGGCCAACTCAGTGCTGCCTGAGCCCGCTGCACGTCCCGCCTACGTCGCTCCTGCACGTCCCCTCTGGTGATCAGGCCCTGAGCCCTTTGCCTTCACCCCGGCTTCGGCCGGGGTTTTTTTATGGCGTGCTTCGTTCGCCTTGGATCAATTGATGGCGCATCGGCAGTCGCAGGCCAACCTCGCCCAGGCTGTTCAAGGATCGGCGCAACTGCGTCAGCACCTCCGTGCTGATTTCTCCCATGGCCTGCCGGTAGGGCGACCCTTCGGCCAGCCATCGCTCAGCCAGCTCCGTCCCCCCCGGCAGGGTTAGATGCTCCACCCACTCCTCACAACGGAGCTGCCAGCCGGCGTTCGCCAACAACTCGTCCGGACGCAGCTGCAGCTCAAGCCACTGCTGTTCTTGAGCCACCAGATCGCTGAACAGCTCGGCCGTATCTCCGTTTTGCTGGAGCGCACCGGCGGGCCCCATTTCGGCGCGGCTGACCAACAGCCGTAAGCCCGTTGTCGGTAGGGCATGCCGGTTGATCGCCTCCAGCAGCGCTGTCCAGTTCTGTCCTTGCAGGTCGGCCGCGGCGAGCCGTCCTCCGATCCAGTCGAAGGCTTGGCTCGGTGGCAGAGCATTGAAGTCGCCGGTCAAGAGGTCTGGCCGATGCTCCGGTTCGAGCAGATCCATCTGCGCTTCCAAGCGGCTGCGGTCGGCTTCGTTGTCGCAGAGCACGGTCACGCCACCTTCCGGGGCGGCCCTCAATGGATCGAGGGCCCAGATCAGCGAGCGCATCCCTAACAACAGCACCCGATCTCGACGGGTCCAGGGAATCTCTCGCCAAAGCCGCTCGCGCAGGCGCTGCAGTCGTTCCCCCTCCTGCCCGAGTTGACGCTGCACCCAGCGATCCACGCCGGGACGGTCGGGTCCGCTGCTCAGCAGCAAGGGCTGGTCGGCTGCCAGCTCCGCGGCCGCGGCGAGTTGGGCCGCCCGGCGTTCGGCCATCCGCTCGCGCCGTTCTCCTTCCCAGCCGAGTTGGCCGGGCTGCCAGAACACTTCCCCTTGCAGGGATGTGGGGAGGTATTGCTGCTCTACCCAGTGTTCCGCGTAGGCGTGGGGGTAGCGGTAGCCCGCGCCATCGCCAAAGGCGGCTCCATCGCGGTTGGCATCGCGCAAATGACCGGGCACGTCTTGTTTCTGTGCATCGCGCACTGTTTTGAGGGCATCAAAGAAGCCCAGAACGCTGTTGCTCTTCTCTGTGCCCGCCAGGTACAACGCGGCCTGTGCCAAGGGATACAGGCCTTCGGGCAGCCCCACCCGTTCGAAGGCTGCGGCACAGGCTTCCACCACAACGATGGCCTGTGGGTCGGCCAGGCCGATGTCTTCCCCTGCTGCAATCAGCATCCGTCGAAAAATGAAGCGCGGGTTCTCACCGGCTTCCACCATTCGCGCCAGCCAGAACAGCGCCGCATCGGCATCGGAGCCCCGCAGCGATTTGATGAAGGCGCTGATGGTGTCGTAGTGGGCATCGCCGTGCTTGTCGTAAAGCACAGCCCGCTGCTGGATGGATTCCTCGGCGATAGCCAGGTTGATCTGAATCACGCCGTCGCCATCGGGCTCGGAGCTCTCCACCGCTAGTTCAAGGGCATTGAGCAGGCTGCGGGCGTCTCCTCCCGCCACATCAACGAGGTGGTCGGCGGCATCGCGGCTGATGGCGATTGAGCGGTCGCCGTAGCCCCTCTCGTCGTCCGCAAGGGCACGTTGCAGCAGCCTCTGCAAATCCTCCGCCTCCAGCGGCAGTAGACGAAACAGCCGTGAGCGGCTGACCAGCGCCTTGTTGACTTCGAAATAAGGGTTTTCCGTGGTGGCACCGATCAGGGTGACGGTCCCGTTCTCCACCCACGGCAACAGCGCATCCTGTTGGGCGCTGTTGAAGCGGTGCACTTCGTCGATGAACAGGATCGTGCGCAAGCCATGCCGTTCAAGACGCTGGCGTGCAGCATCCACCTCGATTCGCAGGTCCTTAACGCCGGCCAGCACGGCGTTAAGGCTGCTGAAGTGAGCGCGGGTGTGGTTGGCAACGATCCGCGCCAGGGTCGTTTTGCCGACCCCGGGCGGGCCATGCAGGATCAGGTTGCCGACCCGATCGGCCTTGATGGCACGGCGCAGGAGCCGTCCGTCGGCCAGGATCCCGCTCTGGCCTTCAAATTCCTCCAGCGTGCGCGGCCGCATGCGGTCGGCCAGGGGTGCCAGCCGCCGCAGTTGCTGTTCACCTTGAAAAGCGAAGAGGTCCTGAGCCAACAAACCATCGGCGATGACCCAGTGTCCCTGACGTTCTCAATCGGCGCTTGAGCTGGGCCGAATCGAATGTTTTTTGGCGTGCCTGTTTCGAAGCCTGCAGACCTTCGCAGTCAGGCCCCCAAGAACCCTGCATAATCCGGGTCAAAGCCCTATTGCCGTGCGTCATCCGCAGCGACTTCTGCTCACCCTCGCCGCTCTGATCACGGTCAGTTCCTGCAAAAGCGAGGCACCGAAGCCGCCGCCACCGAAGGTACAGGCCGTTCCCGCTCAGCTTGCTGAGTTCACCGAGGGTGTCGACACCGTCAGCACCTTGGAGGCCAGCAACCTTGTCGAGCTCGCTGCCCAGTCGGGAGGAAGAATTCTTGAGTTGAAGATTCGCCAGGGTGATGAAGTTGCACCTGGTCAGCTGTTGGTGGTGCTCGATCAGGTCGAGAAAAAAGCCAAAGCCGACACCGCCAAAGCCAATTACGAGCGTTACGTCTACCTGACCGAGACGGGTGCTGCGTCGCAGAAGGAATTGGATCGCTACCGCACCCAATACATCGCAGCCCAGGCCGAGCTCGACTACAGCAATCTGAGCTCACCCTCTGCTGGCACGGTTGCTGATGTGAAGGTGAAGGTGGGCGATGTGATTCAGCAAGGCCAGGTTTTCACCAGCCTGGTGCAGAACAACGAATTGGAAGCACGTGTTGAGGTGCCCGCCGTGTTCTCGACACGTCTGGCTCTAGGACAGCCGGTGTTGCTCAGTGCTCCAGGCAGTTACGAGTTGATTGCTACTGGAGAAGTCGGCTCGATCGACCCAAGGGTCAACAAACAGACCCAAGGATTGTTGGTGAAGGCGGTCTTCCCGAACACCGATGGGCAACTGAAGGATGGGCAGCGTCTGCGCACGCGGGTGCAGATCAAGGCGGAAGAACAGCTGGCCGTTCCCTTCGCCGCTGTCACCCAGACCTCGGGCCAGAGCTTCGTGTTCCGACTCGGCAGTTTCGAGGAGCTCAAAGAGAATCCTGGCAAGGCCGATCTTGAGACCCTGGAGAAGGGGATCAAGGCCGGCAAACTTCCCGCTGATGCCAAGTTTGCCCTGCAGACGCCGGTCACGGTGGGCGAGCTGGAGAACCAGCTGTATCCGATTACCAAAGGACTGGAAGCCAATCAGATGGTGGTCACCACCAATCTGCTCAACCTGAAACACGGCATGCCTGTGCAGGTGCAACCCGCCAAGGCGAACTGAGGTTGATCGATGTCTGCTTCCAATAACTTCATCACCCGGCCGGTTCTCAGCACGGTCTGCAGCCTGCTGATCGTGATCGTCGGTTTGATCGCGATTCCGATCCTTCCGATTGAAAACCTCCCCGACATTGCTCCTCCCACGGTGAAGGTGCAGGCCACCTACGTGGGCGCTGACGCTGTTGCGGTTGAACAGGGGGTCACCTCCGTGCTCGAGCAGCAGATCAACGGGGTGGAGAACATGGACTTCATCACCTCCAACAGCTCCTCGGATGGTGTGAGTTCAATCTCGGTGTCGTTCGACAGCGGAACCGATGGCAACATCAACCAGGTGAATGTTCAGAACCGCGTCTCCCTGGCTGAACCTCAGCTGCCGGAAGAGGTGCGCAAGTCGGGTGTGACGGTGAACAAGGCCTCCAACTCGATCCTCCTGGTTTACAACTTCGTTAACGAAGACCCCTCCAAAACCGAATATTCGGTGGAGACGATCAGTGGTTATCTCGACAAGAACCTCACCGACAACGTCAAGCGGGTGAAGGGCGTCGGTGATGTCACCTACTTCGGTAACCGCAAGATCGCCTTTCGTCTCTGGCTGGATCCCGAGAAACTGACCGCCAACAATCTTTCGGCCACCGATGTGGTCAACCAGCTGCGCAGTCAGAACCGTCTGGTGCCAGCAGGCAAGATCGGCGGCTCCCCTGCGCCGGAGGGGCAGGAATACACCTTCACGGTACAGCTTCAGGGTCGTCTAACCAGCACACAGGAATTCGAAAACATCATTCTCAGAACCACCGATGCCGGTGGCCTGGTGCGGTTCAAGGATGTGGGGCGGGTGGAGCTTGGCGGTGAGATCTACGGCATCGATGCCATGGATCTCAAAGGCACGCCTTCGGTAGGCATCGCCATCTATCAGCTCTCGGGCAGTAACGCCATCGAGGTCTCCAACGGCGTTAAGGAGGTGTTGGGTGAGTTCGAGAAAACCCTGCCGGTTGGTCTCGGCGTGCAGAAGATCTACGACACCACCGACTTCATCAACCAGTCGATCAAAGGTGTGACCAACTCCCTGCGGGACGCAGTGATCCTGGTGGTACTGATCCTGTTTCTGTTCCTGCAGAACTGGAAGGCCACGCTCGTACCCGCCATTGCTATTCCAGTGGCTTTGATCGGCACCTTTGCCCTGGTGCTGGCTTTCGGTTTCTCGCTCAACCAGCTCACCCTGTTCGGTCTTGTGCTGGCCACCGGCCTCGTGGTGGATGACGCCATCACCGTGGTGGAAGACACCTCTGCCAAGAAGGCTGAAGGGATGACGTCGGTGCAGGCCGCCATGGAAACCATGGATGAGCTGTTCGGGGCTGTGATCGCCACGTCGCTGGTGAAGATGGCGGTGTTCCTGCCGGTGCTGTTCTTCCCGGGTGCCACCGGCACGATCTACAAGCAGTTCGCCGCCACGATCCTTTTCTCGATCGGCATCTCCACCTTCAACGCACTGACGTTCTCGCCGATGCTGTCGGCTTTGCTGCTGTCCCGCGAGACCAAGGAGCTCAGCCGCAATCAGTACGCCACGGCCGGCGTGGTTCTTGGCTTTATCTATGGCCTGCTCAGTGCTGGCAACGGAGCGGCAGCTGCTCTAATTCCAACGGTGATCGGTGCGGTGATCGGCTTCATCGCGGGCAAGATCAGCGCGCTGCCCTTGCGTCTTCCCTTCACCGCTGGTGGAGCGGCAGTGGGTGTAATCACCACAGGCGTGATCTTCTCCAATCCGATCCCGGTGGTGCTGTTTACCGCTATCGGAGGCGGCGTTGGCTACTTCATTCCGGTGATCTTCACCAACTTCAATCGCCTCTACGGCGGTTTTGAAAAGCGCTACGCCACGATCCTCGACGGCGTTCTCAAGGCTCGCCCGATGGTGATGGCAGCCCTGGCTGCGGGCATCCTGCTCACCGGATTTGCCTTCACCCGCATTCCCGGTGGTTTTGTGCCGATTGAAGACCAGGGCTACGCCATCGGTTTCGTTCAGGCTCCTGACGGGGTCTCCAACGAGAAGACCCTGGCGATCAACCGTCAGGTTGCTGAAGTGATGCGCACGGAAGAGGACATCGCATCGGCAGCCCTGTTCAGCGGCGCCAGTCTCGATGGCAACGCGCCCAACAAGGGTCTGTTCTTCATTGGCATGAAGCACTGGGATGAACGGCCCGGTAAAGACCACACCGTGGGTGCTGTGGTGAAGCGGCTCAACGCCAAGATGTACGACGCCATTGATGCCGGACGGGTGTTCGTGGTGGAACCTCCCTCCATTCCCGGCTACGGCACCGGCGGCGGTTTTGAGTTCCAGCTGCTCGACCAGAGCAGCGGTGTGTACTCGCTGAATGAGTTCTTCGGCACGGCCCAGCAGATCATGCAGGCCGGCAATGCCGATCCCATTCTCAATCGGGTCTATTCGCTGTTTTCGCCCCAGGCTCCGCAGTACAAGATCGATGTAGACCGTGAGCAGATGGCATCGCTCGGGGTCGACTTCGGTTCAGCGATGTCGGCTTTCAGCGTCAACTTCGGTGGTCAATATGTGAACGACACCTTCCAGGAGGGCAAGGTTCGTCGCGTCTATGTGCAGGCGGATGAGGTGAGCCGGGCCACCCCACAGCGCTTGTCGGCCATCTATGTCGCCAATACCAAGGGTGAGCAGATTCCTCTCTCGGAGTTCTTCACCGTGAAGCAGACGGTGGGACCCAGCGTCATTCCCCACTTCAACTTGTACCGCTCAATCAAGATTGAGGGCACCCCCAAGGAGGGCAACAGTTCCGGTCAGGCGATTGGGGCGATGAAGCAGATCTTCAACGCCGGCAGTTATCAAGGTCTTGGTTTCGACTGGACTGGCATCTCCCGCGAAGAAGTGAAGGCCGGATCCCTCGCCGTGGTGATCTTTGCTCTTGGCATCCTGGCGGTGTTTCTGGTGCTGTCGGCTCAGTACGAGAGCTATACCGATCCGATCATCATCCTGCTGACCGTGCCGACGGCTCTGCTGGGAGCCCTTGTGTTCCTTGGGGCGGCCGGCCAGGTGCTCAACATCTATGCCCAGGTGGGTCTGGTGATGTTGATCGGCTTGGCTGGCGGTAACGCGATTCTGATTGTCGATCTGGCCAATCAGAAAATGGGCGAAGGTGAGTCGGCTCTGGAAGCCGCCAAGTTTTCGGCCAAGTCGCGTCTACGACCAATCTTGATGACGGCGATCTCTTCCCTCACCGGATTCCTGCCGCTGATGCTCGCCAGCGGTGCTGGTGCGCAGAGTCAGTCATCCCTGGGTCTGGTGGTGTTCGGTGGTCTGTTGGTGGCCACCTTCCTCTCCACCCTGGTGGTGCCTGTCTTCTATGTGGTGATGAAGACCCTGCTGGGAGAGGCCGATGCCAAGCCCCCTGAGGACGGCTCAACGCCCACCCCGCAACCGAGCTGATGGCTGAGCTGAACACTGAGGTGAATCAGCGCAAGCCCTTCAGTGGCATGCGTGTGTTGATTGCTGTGGCTATCGGTGCCGGACTTGGTTTGGCGGTGGCCTATTTCCTCAAGGTGCTGATTGACAACAGCCCTGCCG
This window harbors:
- a CDS encoding efflux RND transporter periplasmic adaptor subunit, which produces MRHPQRLLLTLAALITVSSCKSEAPKPPPPKVQAVPAQLAEFTEGVDTVSTLEASNLVELAAQSGGRILELKIRQGDEVAPGQLLVVLDQVEKKAKADTAKANYERYVYLTETGAASQKELDRYRTQYIAAQAELDYSNLSSPSAGTVADVKVKVGDVIQQGQVFTSLVQNNELEARVEVPAVFSTRLALGQPVLLSAPGSYELIATGEVGSIDPRVNKQTQGLLVKAVFPNTDGQLKDGQRLRTRVQIKAEEQLAVPFAAVTQTSGQSFVFRLGSFEELKENPGKADLETLEKGIKAGKLPADAKFALQTPVTVGELENQLYPITKGLEANQMVVTTNLLNLKHGMPVQVQPAKAN
- a CDS encoding efflux RND transporter permease subunit, giving the protein MSASNNFITRPVLSTVCSLLIVIVGLIAIPILPIENLPDIAPPTVKVQATYVGADAVAVEQGVTSVLEQQINGVENMDFITSNSSSDGVSSISVSFDSGTDGNINQVNVQNRVSLAEPQLPEEVRKSGVTVNKASNSILLVYNFVNEDPSKTEYSVETISGYLDKNLTDNVKRVKGVGDVTYFGNRKIAFRLWLDPEKLTANNLSATDVVNQLRSQNRLVPAGKIGGSPAPEGQEYTFTVQLQGRLTSTQEFENIILRTTDAGGLVRFKDVGRVELGGEIYGIDAMDLKGTPSVGIAIYQLSGSNAIEVSNGVKEVLGEFEKTLPVGLGVQKIYDTTDFINQSIKGVTNSLRDAVILVVLILFLFLQNWKATLVPAIAIPVALIGTFALVLAFGFSLNQLTLFGLVLATGLVVDDAITVVEDTSAKKAEGMTSVQAAMETMDELFGAVIATSLVKMAVFLPVLFFPGATGTIYKQFAATILFSIGISTFNALTFSPMLSALLLSRETKELSRNQYATAGVVLGFIYGLLSAGNGAAAALIPTVIGAVIGFIAGKISALPLRLPFTAGGAAVGVITTGVIFSNPIPVVLFTAIGGGVGYFIPVIFTNFNRLYGGFEKRYATILDGVLKARPMVMAALAAGILLTGFAFTRIPGGFVPIEDQGYAIGFVQAPDGVSNEKTLAINRQVAEVMRTEEDIASAALFSGASLDGNAPNKGLFFIGMKHWDERPGKDHTVGAVVKRLNAKMYDAIDAGRVFVVEPPSIPGYGTGGGFEFQLLDQSSGVYSLNEFFGTAQQIMQAGNADPILNRVYSLFSPQAPQYKIDVDREQMASLGVDFGSAMSAFSVNFGGQYVNDTFQEGKVRRVYVQADEVSRATPQRLSAIYVANTKGEQIPLSEFFTVKQTVGPSVIPHFNLYRSIKIEGTPKEGNSSGQAIGAMKQIFNAGSYQGLGFDWTGISREEVKAGSLAVVIFALGILAVFLVLSAQYESYTDPIIILLTVPTALLGALVFLGAAGQVLNIYAQVGLVMLIGLAGGNAILIVDLANQKMGEGESALEAAKFSAKSRLRPILMTAISSLTGFLPLMLASGAGAQSQSSLGLVVFGGLLVATFLSTLVVPVFYVVMKTLLGEADAKPPEDGSTPTPQPS